A single window of Zea mays cultivar B73 chromosome 10, Zm-B73-REFERENCE-NAM-5.0, whole genome shotgun sequence DNA harbors:
- the LOC100382184 gene encoding uncharacterized LOC100382184 → MDPTGVDGDSAAARGSGGGGGGGTGAGRWAVGAVCGGLVYYHCAVRRASAVSLAADVLLVLLCSLSILGLLFRHLHISVPVDPLEWQISQEMANSIVASLANTVGAAESVLRVAATGHDKKLFFKVVSTLYFLAALGRVVSGAAVAYAALCIFCLYMFAQSTDLFDQLPSWVPVGRDSLGGTQDTA, encoded by the exons ATGGACCCCACCGGCGTCGACGGCGATTCCGCGGCGGCGAGGGggagcggaggcggaggcggagggggGACAGGGGCCGGCCGGTGGGCGGTTGGCGCGGTGTGTGGGGGGCTGGTCTACTACCACTGCGCGGTACGGCGAGCCAGCGCGGTGTCCCTTGCAGCAGACGTGCTCCTCGTCCTCCTCTGCTCGCTCTCCATCCTCGGCCTCCTCTTCCGCCACCTCCACATCTC GGTGCCTGTGGATCCTCTTGAATGGCAGATCTCTCAGGAGATGGCAAATAGCATAGTTGCATCTTTAGCCAATACAGTAGGAGCTGCTGAGTCTGTATTAAGGGTGGCTGCAACTGGACATGACAAGAAGCTGTTTTTCAAG GTGGTTTCTACATTGTATTTTCTAGCAGCTTTGGGAAGGGTGGTGTCAGGCGCTGCCGTTGCGTATGCTG CCCTATGCATCTTCTGCCTCTACATGTTTGCACAAAGCACCGATCTGTTTGATCAGCTCCCTTCTTGGGTCCCTGTGGGTAGGGATTCTTTGGGCGGTACTCAGGATACCGCGTGA
- the LOC100274871 gene encoding glycosyltransferase BC10, whose protein sequence is MKGTAVPRTRASPRRRIWISVVVVFVAITVLWAYLYPPQDYTYPVRDWFPSEPTRELTDAETAARVVFRQILSTPPFISRNPKIAFMFLTPGKLPFEKLWELFFKGHDGRYTIYVHASREKHEHVSPIFIGRDIHSEKVGWGMITMVDAERRLLAKALEDIDNQHFVLLSDSCVPLHNFDYVYDFLMGSRHSFLDCFHDPGPHGVYRYSKNMLPEVRESEFRKGSQWFSMKRQHAMVVIADSLYYSKFRLYCRPGMEEGRNCYADEHYLPTLFHMMDPAGIANWSVTYVDWSEGKWHPRSFRAKDVTYERLKNMTSIDVSYHITSDDKKDLLQRPCMWNGLKRPCYLFARKFYPEALDNLVNLFSNYTIF, encoded by the exons ATGAAGGGTACTGCAGTTCCTCGCACAAGAGCAAGTCCAAGAAGACGCATATGGATATCAGTTGTCGTAGTATTTGTCGCCATTACTGTGCTGTGGGCTTATCTCTACCCTCCCCAGGATTACACCTACCCTGTCAGGGACTGGTTTCCCTCGGAACCTACGCGGGAACTTACTGATGCAGAGACTGCTGCACGTGTTGTTTTCAGACAGATACTCTCCACGCCTCCTTTCATATCAAGGAACCCAAAGATTGCCTTTATGTTCCTGACCCCGGGCAAGCTTCCATTCGAAAAATTGTGGGAGTTGTTCTTTAAG GGTCATGATGGGAGATACACTATATATGTGCATGCTTCACGGGAGAAGCACGAACATGTCAGTCCCATATTTATTGGTCGAGACATACACAGTGAGAAG GTAGGGTGGGGTATGATTACAATGGTTGATGCAGAGAGGAGGCTGTTGGCAAAAGCTCTAGAAGATATAGACAACCAGCATTTTGTATTGCTTTCAGACAG CTGCGTTCCTCTTCACAATTTTGACTATGTGTACGACTTTCTCATGGGATCAAGACACAGTTTTCTGGACTG TTTTCACGACCCTGGGCCACATGGAGTTTACAGATACTCAAAGAATATGTTACCTGAGGTTCGAGAGTCGGAGTTCAGGAAAGGTTCTCAG TGGTTCTCAATGAAGCGACAACATGCAATGGTGGTGATTGCAGACAGTCTTTATTACTCAAAATTCAGGCTTTACTGCAGG CCCGGAATGGAAGAAGGTCGCAATTGCTATGCAGATGAGCATTATCTGCCGACCCTATTCCAC ATGATGGACCCTGCTGGCATTGCAAACTGGTCAGTCACCTACGTTGACTGGTCTGAAGGAAAGTGGCATCCCAGATCTTTTCGTGCTAAGGATGTCACTTATGAACGCCTGAAGAATATGACT TCGATTGATGTGAGCTACCACATCACCAGTGATGACAAG AAAGATCTATTGCAGAGGCCTTGCATGTGGAATGGACTGAAGAGACCATGCTACTTGTTTGCAAGGAAATTTTACCCTGAAGCATTAGACAATCTTGTGAACTTATTCTCAAACTACACAATTTTCTGA